Part of the Quercus robur chromosome 5, dhQueRobu3.1, whole genome shotgun sequence genome, gattttttGAGTGTGTTATGTGGCCATAGGCTGAGTCGCATATTGAGTTTTTACAAGATAGATCTCCAATTTATAAGTAATTACAACGAGCCCCAATTACAACTTGACTAGCTTTTTTGAGGTGTAACTGTAGATGTGACTATCATTTTCTTTGAGCGTCACACAATTTGTGTGTATGATTAAATTTGAGTATGATTAAacaattaaatgattttttagttttttaaatggGCGGTATGGTGGATAGTAGAAATAAGGTTTGAAATCAAGACAACATATTTTAATACTATTATAAATTATCAACCAAACACAAAGCTTATGCAGAAATCTAAGAATTTAAACCATCTAATTATTATTCAAACTAAATGTACCCCCTTGACCCAGTGctctctctatttatttttctggtACAAAATTTGAACTTAAGAACTAGCCCAACTCACTAATACAATTTGTCAAATCAACACTTGAGGTTTGGCCAAGGGCAAGGTAGAATCTTgacagaaaattaaataataaaaatggaaactGATTTAAGATAATGTGAGTGAGATTCACTATTGAAATATATTTTGAGGGTGAATTATATGATGGGCAGAAAATAGCAATAAAGAGACTCTCAAGAAGTTCTGGATAGGGATTGATAGAGTTCAAGAATGAAGCTATTCTTATTACCAAACTCCAACACACAAATCTTGTACGACTATTAGGGCTTTGCATTCagcaagaagaaaaaattataatctatGAGTACATGTCCAACAAAAGCTTAGACTTCTTCCTCTTCGGTAAGGCATATGTTCATTACaaggaaatttttcttattggatatttgttttttgtattatacACAATCAATCATTACTTGTCATTTGCTTGCAATTATTTTCTACTTTGAGTCAGATTCTACAAAAAAGTCATTATTAAATTGGAAAAAACGCTTCAACATCATTGAAGGCATTGCCCAAGGACTTCTTTATCTCCACAAATATTCAAGACTAAGAGTAATTCACCAAGACTTAAAAGCAAGCAATATTTTGCTTGATGAGGATATGAATCCGAAAATTTCTGACTTTGGCTTGGCTAGAATATTTGGGTTGAAAGGATTAGAACAAAACACAAATAGAATTGTTGGAACATAGTAAGTATTCACTGCATTTCAAGTAAGaaaaatttaattctatttGTGTGTATGCGTATATGTGCTTATTCATACACTATTATTATTTCAGTGGTTATATGTCTCCAAAGTATGCCATGAATGGTGTTGTTTCAATAAAAACTGATGTATTCAACTATGGAGTCCTACTATTGGAAATCGTGACcagcaagaaaaataatagtCACTATCACTCTGAGTATCTGCTCAACCTTATAGGATATGTAAGTTTCTCAATTAACTCTTCTAATTTTATACACGAGATTTTGAATATAATAGTTAACATTGTGTGTACAATTGGTCTTGTATCAGGCATGGCGGTTATGGAATGAAGGGAAAGGTTTGGAGTTAATAGACCTAACAATAATAGATGAGTCATGCCCTTCATCTGAAATATTGAGATGCATTCATGTTGGTCTTTTATGCGTACAAGACCAGGCAACTGATAGACCTACCATGCTAGATGTTTCAACTATGCTTTCAAGTGAAATTGTTTGACTACTTCCTCCAAAACAACCTGCATATCTTCTCAACATTGTTCAAGAAAAATCATCAGAGGTTTCTGAAATTAAGCAAGAAAATTGTTCCATAAATAATGTTACAATTTTAGAGATGGAAGCAAGATAAATACTAAGCAAGGGCGGTTACAAGACCACCTtgacttacccaaaaaaaaaaaaaaatcattcttgccaaaaaaatattttatataaacaatTTGTTTTAAACTAGACTGTTTTGTCTACCCTACAAAAAGTTATTAACCACCCAACTTGAGAATTTCAAGAAtttgggttcaacaaaaatagAATAATGCTATGTCTGCAGtacttttataataattttacaaaaaattctaGATGACtagttgttactagttttaaACTGGGCCAACTATTGACATTACTTTCTTACCCGTCCGTAACAACTTGTCATGTAGGATTTGTTGTGGAAATATTATAAACGTAGTatttctcacaaaaataattttggcccctcaaacataatccttaaccctttaaataaataaaagtaaataaaagcctaaataataaaaattatttagccTATTCCAAACCTATGTAAATCCTTAACCTAAGATAGTGGACCGAAGCAAAGAAAGTCAGAAAATTTATGTGGTTTTAACACCATGTCATGTGTGATTTCCCAGTGATCACTCGATTTAGTTTTAGTAGTCTTTGTGACAACAGAATCAAATCCAGGTCAgtgccctttcactttggatgacgcgTTCTTCCCTATTGCCCATGGGGGGAAAAGTTTCCTTaattgtgtgtgggtgaggtTGCTGCCGATGGGGccaagagaccacatgcaaGAGAGGTCCTATTTGACGCGCTCTCTCTGTTGCCCAAGGGgtggagagaaaaaccttgagggtatggGTGAGGCTACTATCCATGGGGCCAAGAATTTGCATACCAGAGAGGACGATATCATGccagttgtgaatgggtggatcctCTAACCTGTCTATATGGTAGTgtggtatatttgtgataatttaccttatgttagatattactttggaaattatattgttggtgctcatatattataatatatagtttcaaggtatttactttgagaaacttcgtgtttcattattaaattattcttgtcatattattattattgaagatgaaacttgcatttttaGGCTTGACTCATTTTTGGTGGCTAacagtagttagactaactactgatggagGCTGAACTTTTGTAATTGAGATATTAGATGATGTACATCTTAGAataggcttgactcattcttttgtatattatagtggttgtgATGTTATTcccactgatgggacaagctgctgatatgtaattatttattcagacctctattcttttgtggccaaTGGTTCTTGTAATTATTGCTTAGAGCGTTGACTTACTTTGAAAGTATATTCAAtagaattattatgataattcttgatgttggtacttgatatgatttttgtggattgaattgtcaaaaaggaaaaatctacagGTACTTTGAGACGTCTTTCTCATGCTTTTGACCCTTTGGGGTTTGGAGCGTGACAGAGTGTCTCGCAACTCACTTGCTGGTTAGCCTACCCATGAGAAAGCTAGATGTAACCAACTTTTGAATCTTCAATATGTGCCCTTCACATGATCTCTCGTGGGTGCTGCAATCTAGAGTTACTCACAAGCCAATCCTAAAATCCAAAGATTTGAGCAAAACTTCACCAACTTTAGACTAAACTCATGCacataaaatcccacaaaaataaaacGAAATAGATgaaagaattacaaaaaaaaattgacaccaATACAAAGCCAACAAAACCACATGGAAAATCACAACttaacaattttataattttgacaATCTGtagaatataatttatatttggtTGAATGAGAACTTGAGATGATATGCTGATGAGTTTTTGATTAACTGTGAAAGGGAAATGCAGCCTAGCTTTTAATCTTAGGGCACATTTGGTATATTGAATGTAGATTACATTAGAAataataatctttattactagaaataaaagatattataatggaataactattactatcCATAAGTTTGGTAATTACATATGGAAAGCttgtaaaagatgatgtataacgaaaatttatattttttaaaatatattaattgaaaaacctattatatgcattaaggaataactattacatccATTTAAAGATATAACTAGATGACAGAATTGTTGTTAcacatgaataattattttattacagaaGCTATTACATCATACCAAGCATACCCTTAATAATTACTATGATACATACATGAGCATGGAATTAGGACTATACTGGTGAAGGAATATGTAAGACAATTATGCATAGGAAATCTTAATACCCAAGACTGCTTTCAActatttttgcttctttttagCAATCAAGAGTTTGTTGATAGAATGCATGGATATTCCATTTTTGCACACGTACTGTTTTTGCTCACGTACTTGTATCTAATACATACCGTACTAGTATATACTGGATACTTCTGAGTATATCCGTATTCATGTCATatccatacccatatctgtacTATGCATCTTTTGTTTGGGGCATTTCAACTTCTACTGGGACTGATGATGCTCTGAACTCTGTAGTGTCAAAAGTTCTACATAATAACCGCCTGAAAGAGTATTCATTTGCACCTGATGTGTCTGCCAGAGTTGGATCTCTTCTTGGATTTTTGATACAGAAGTATCTTACACGTCTAACTGCCTTCTTCCAAGTACTCTCTTCACCTGGAGTTATGTTTCCTTCGAAAGCATTGTGATGTTGCTGACGACTTATAAATAAGCGAACTAGGAATGATAAAAGACAAATGGTAGAAGTGACAAAAGATATTAGATAGAGAACCCCAAAGCTTTGGAGGCTCAAGCTTTCAGGTTCGCTGGAGGTTATGTTGGCTGAGCACTCATTTTGGGGAGTAAACCATTTTTTCTTTAGTGACAAGATAGTTCCAGCCTCCGACAACTTAAGAATTGCTTCAGAAAAATCCCTTGTAATTGGCGAGCCTCTCTGGAAGACCTGGGTGGGAAGAAAGATAAAGATTTGTGAAATAAGTGCCCTAACATTCCTTCCTTAGAATCTAAACAACAATATATACATGTGTAGAAAAGGAAAGGGGGTGCATGCGCACATGAACTCGTGTTTGTATTGGTAGATTCGTTTAATCAGTATCAGACATGAGACGTATATTTGTGCGTCCAATTATGTATCTCTCTTGCATCATTCTAAGCATAAGAATTAACTTGAACAGAAATCATAAAAACTAAACTAAGGATTAAATCAGTTAATACTCACAAAGCCCAATCCTCCAAATCCGTGAGTAAGTAGTCTGGTAATAGTGTAATCCTTGCCGCAATTATTCTTAAAGAAAACTTCCTCATATGGGGATTCAATAAAGATAGCAAATATATTCTCTTGTTCGAAAAGCATGGTGCGATTTAGCATCTTGATATTCTGTTCCTTGAACTCAAACGCGTTCACCAGGTATTTCCTTACTGACAAATTGGCACAGCCAACTGGTAAGTTGTTCTTCTTTAACAACTCCATATAATTTGGTTCCAGCTTTTGCACAGTGAGCATTGAAGATAGACTAGCGGTATAGCTCGAGGTTAGGATCAATACGACAAAAAGCCACACTCCCATCACCAAACGTGTCAAGTTGTTATGGATATTCTCCCCTGCAACATGAAACCATGTGCTAGCTATGAGTACTTTCTATAAGAACTTGGCAACGGTATTGAATGAATGAATGCCGTGCTTGGCTCCTATCATTGTATTGTATTTATAAGTGCAGATTACATGTGTCTATCCAATTTGTTTCtatctaaatttatttaagtcaTCAAATAACAGAACATATCCTAACAGAAtttcaaaatacataaaaacttCTTCAACATAGCATTATCACTTGCAGTCTTTATCTTGTTACTGTAGGGATGTAGATAAGAGTTCTGATTCAATACTACGCgtttctccaaaaaagaaaaactcaggTAAAGTAATGTTTTCCCTTCAAAACATTGGAAACATTGAGTGGCACTCGGATTATCTTAGCTTCTAGATGGAATGGAAAATATGTTTCCAATGTTTGATTGACTGCTGCAGATAGCTAGGTTATAATAGCATTTCATGAGCTCTATTCTTAAGATTGATACTTACTATGTGCAAAAAACAGAGAGGAGAAAGTGAACCAGAGTGCAGTGCTAATCTGATTCCTCCACGAGCCACTGAATTCTGGATTGGATTGGTGCTCCAACAACCAAACTATGAGCACTGTGTATATTAAGATGGCACTAGTCACCAACCACATGTCCCGCGTGAAAGGCTTTGTAAACATAAATGCTGACCCTACAGGTTTAACCGGAGCTATCATTACTACACCTGACTCGATGAATGGAGCACTGAAATCGACGTATTGCAGCCGTTCGGCTGTTATAGTAAAGTCACCAATGGCAGCATCATAAGTCTTTTGTTGTATTCATTTGGACAGGACAAGCATAAGATCTTAATcagaaataaattaatgtaacaaaataaaagaggtgtaagaagaagaagaaaaaaaagacagttCAAATATTCACAGCCTTTCGGCCCAGTTTCTAGTCATGCATTCCCTGCTCTTGCAAgaggcctctctctctctctctctcagagatAAGGACCTAGCTAATTTCAAATAAGCTCTCAAAAAAGCCTTTCCCTCAAATTACAAgttaaaaatgatatatttttgaattacatGTGAGTAACATTTAGTAGTTTCAGGATTTGTACAAACCAACTTAGTCCAACTAATGCTTTACTTGTTACAGTTTTGGAGGCCAAATTGATATATTGTCCATCTTCTATGTAAGATTAACAAAAATGGGCAATTCAAAGGTTGAAATAAATTTTcgatcaattttttaaatattctgTTACATAGAATATTAAACGAAAAAGCACATGGGGAATGCAGTTTTTAAgtaatggtattttttttttcccccggAATATGGTAAAATTATGTAGATAAAACATGCAAATATAAAATTCAGCAGAATAATTTTAGGTGTTTGTAGTGTATGCAGAAGCTTTTTATCAAGCGTTTCTCAAGGAATAAAAGGCAGAGAAGTTGTTACCTTATTGTGGACAAGGTGAACCAGATCATTGTAGCTGCAATTACAGGCCTCCAATTTATAAGGCAAAGGATATCCCAAAAAATCTCGTGccttaaagaaaatttgaatgcAGAAACCAGAATAATTGTTTTGTTTCGCCCCGTAATCAACCTTCACAAAATCCCCAAATGTTGAACTATCTATTACTCCAATTTTCAATGGCTTTGCATCAGTAGGCATTTCCCAACCTTTCGGACTTTCTTGTAAGTTCCTCTGCAAAATTACGGGAGCAACCAAAGTATTTGGTTTTCCTATAGAAGGGATCATGGAGAACCCTAAGTCTGGTGTCCAGAACTCTATTTCTTTGTATCTCTTTCCAAGAACGTGTACAATGCTCAAAATTGAAGTGTCTGAGAGCTGGCCTGCTTTAAAATGTATTTTGCCACTAAAACCAGTGAAATTGCTTAATAACATACTATCTAACAACATCTTTGGACTACTTCTGTTACTTGTCATTCTTTCGATCGCTTGTATAACAATTCTAATGCTATCATATGCTCGCAGAGCATAAAAACCGGGGTCGGAGTTGTCTTCCTCTGGATATTCAGTTCTGAAAATTTTCCGAAACTGAGCATGAAAATCATGGTACTCTGAGGTAACTGCTTCAGAATAATGGGTTTTAATTCCAATTGCGCCTTCCATAGAGGAAATAACCGAGTTGTTTACAGAGTCCAACAAACTTGTAATACTATTTGGAATTATCCAAGTTGAATCTCTCCTTACAAACCCCATATTCTTAGCTTCCCTGAACAAATGAATCGCCATTTCTAATGATGACTCAAGAACAATAAAAGTTCTCAATTGTGCTTTCAGTAACTTAACAAGCTCTTCATGAACAACCCATCCTGGATCAGACATAGAAGAAAATGGTGGAAGGACCAAACGGTACTCAATCTCCGAACCCACATGTTGGAGAGCCTCAGTTAAAAGTGCCAACTTTCCGGAATCACCACCAAAAGCTTCATCTTCATAAATCACTGCAACCCTTTTCCAATTGTATGCGTGAACAATATTTGCAATGCATTTTATTTGTTCGGAACCATTTTTAGCCATTTGTATCAAGAACGGCCAGCGAAGTTGCATTAGAGGTGGACTGATGGCTGGTGCCGCAAACGAAATAACCGGAACAAGAGCTTGACTTCCAATATCAGCTACTAGAGCTGCTTCTTGCCATGTGTGCATGCCAATAATCACCTTAACCCTTTTTTCTCTGATCATCTCTTCTACTACAGCCAAAATTTACATATCCCATCAACATAGATGTTACTGATATTTTTATGTTAACAAATTGAGCGAGTGATAGAGACTACTTACCAGCAGAAGTGACTCTAAAAGAGTCCTGGATATATAGAGAGAGTTTTTGAGTCTTTGAACTTGTGTTGTAGTTTTGAGCTGCAATTTCCATcgctattttctcttcttttccaaTACGAGTATGAACATCAATGATTAAACCTACACATGTAACATTGTTGTTGTTGGCTTCAGCTCCATAGGAGTCGATGAGAAGAAACAAGATTAGGACAGAAAAGAGAACCCAAGATCTCCGGACTGTGCTAACCATTATGAGTTGGGAAGGCATTTGGAAACACGTGTGGGGCTTCAGTGGCATTGCAGACAACATTATAAATACTGTTTTAGTCTGTTAGAGAGATTTTAATATATGAAGGGTCTGGGAGTGGTAGTTTATGGTAAAAAAACGCGGTATTTCTATATCAGTGTGAAGTCTTGAATCGTAGCTTTGTATGTATTTACTCAGCAGTCCATTGACTTGTATGCCCTTACTGCTTAATTGTCATCAACAAAAAGGGTCTTATGTACCTTGATATAGTTGTAAAAGTGGACCAGTTGTACTAGAGGTTGGCCTAGTTGGATGACATTTAATTGCCCAATTtgcatggatttttttttttccttaaaataaataaataattctagTGAGTGGTAATGCATTTGTCACCACCAATATGGTTTTACCCAATTCCCAATATATTATTGTTCTCATGTAAGTGGATGTTGATCAAAAGAAAGGTGTTGGtttttttgtaaagttgtgaattttttttttttttttttcaaattttcattctcacAAAGGTGATTTGTACTCAGCGCCAAGAAATTGTTGATGGGTATATTGTTTTGCTCGGTATTATGGgttaggttatttatttatttttgtttaagtttCACTTGTTGGTTTTCTATTTGATAGTGTGGGttaggatggaaaaaaaaatgaagaatttagTCTGTAGTTGATATCATTGGTAATACCAATTAGAAAATCATATTAGCAAACAGTAAATTGTGAAAGAGCATTACATAAGATTGACATGGTGCTTCTTATAGAAATTATGATTCATATTTCTTGATCTCGAAGACCACATCCACATCCACACCAGTCgattcaaagaaaaagaaaggaacttaaaaaaaaaaaaaaaattacacagtATTTCACTATTTTGTAAAATGTAAAGTGACTTTATTGAAAGAAATTGCAAAGCATTGCCACTTGTCTTTTCTGTCTAATTAGTATAGTTAAAATTGAGGGGGGTCATGTGAATTATGGGCCCTGGCAAAGTCTAAGTTCTTTACATTGACACTGCCTTTCTAAACCTGGAATAGTACATGGTGGTGGCAAAGACAGAAGCCTTTATCTAGAATCAATGTGAAAGCTTTAATTTCAATCAATAGTGCATTGTTCGTTGTTCACCATACCaatctttttcctttgtttcttttcatgaTCAAAATTTGATAAAGCTTTCCCTTTCTATTATtgatttgtttgattattttatatataatcatGTGAGGCTTGTCCCACgttttttcatttaattggGAAGAATGTTATGATCCTCCAATTACTGGTTACGCTTCTCcttttttctgtgtttttgaCCCTCTCAATTGTTACTTTAACCTACtttatgattaattttaaagttttatagTTTTTGTCGTTAGAACAATATTGTCTAATAATCTACCTAACATTATATGACCCACCTCTCAAATGTGTTATgccatttttttaacaaaattgaagtAATCCTTGTTATTCATAATAAGAAATTATCAATAACAGAAATGGAACCCACCTATTTATGAGATGTCCGCTTTATTGAACTCGTGTAAGAAATTCTTTTCCAATTTTACTCGTAATGGGACAAAGAATTAATActccacaatttttatttattactcaATATATTGCTTGTTACGAGATTGAAATGTTGGTATCTCTATCATGCATATCTTGTTAACTATCCAAATTATGAAAATTGACTTGGAAATCATCACCATTAGTCCATTTGGATACATGCAATATCTCAAATTAGTGTGCGtacttttaaaaagaaattatatccTATCAAAAACTCAttgtaatgaaattttaattttaaattttctgaaGTAGAGAGCTTAATTTAAGCCTTAAACATTTAAATATGATATAGACTATAAGTTTTTAATGAAACAACTTATTGTCATCTGATTTATTTTTGCTTGAAAAATATGCTGAGCAGAAGTATAATTGATATGAGGTTTTAGAAAATtatagggaaaaagaaaaaataagaagtaGAAGCAAGCTAAACCAAACCGACATGTTCTTAGCTAGTTGATACGAAGGCTCTATTTCAAACAGAGTTTATAAACTTATACGCAACACTTGGAGTTTTAGCTTGAAGATTCTGTAAAGCATCCCTTAAATGGCTTTTGTTACTTCTGTATAGATTGTGGTTGCCTGTAAGCAAGGACGAACGCAGGATTTTAAGCCGGGGGGGCTGgagataagcaaaaaaaaaatttcaaatacgcatctatatagtattaataaattatcaaccaagacaaataTCCAAAAATCACGTTGATTAACATGATATTCCCATATTTGTTTGCGTGTTCCAGGATCATAATCCAAAGAATCAAGATTGACTCTATGAAATTGTGTTTGAGAAATTGGAACATCAACATTTTCTGGAATTGGGAAATGCACATTTTCTAGAATTGGAGCATCCACATTTTCTAGAATTGGAGCATCCACATTTTCTGGAATTGGAATAGCAACATTAGTTGTTGGCAATCCCACGTTGACTTCGGAAGaatttgaacattttcttttgaaaaaatcaagcattctagttgattttttcatgatctacaaataaaataagaatcaccgttattttcttaaatttgtatgacaattttctataatatatgatttatttttttctttttgtgtttggtctgcctttatttatgtcttttatttatgtttatgtgtttggtttgcttttttttttttttatgtctttggATTGTCTCATCTTTTTGACACTGACCCACTAACCTAATGAATCCCACTACCGACACTATAAATTTATTCCCTACActactaacaaaaacttttcttaactttacccctttttttttctgttgCTTGCCTGTTGCCCAACTCCACTTGTCCCTATTATGCCCAACTACTAGTCAACcaagaaaaaactaatttttacaAACTctactctc contains:
- the LOC126726094 gene encoding glutamate receptor 2.9-like isoform X1 translates to MLSAMPLKPHTCFQMPSQLIMVSTVRRSWVLFSVLILFLLIDSYGAEANNNNVTCVGLIIDVHTRIGKEEKIAMEIAAQNYNTSSKTQKLSLYIQDSFRVTSAVEEMIREKRVKVIIGMHTWQEAALVADIGSQALVPVISFAAPAISPPLMQLRWPFLIQMAKNGSEQIKCIANIVHAYNWKRVAVIYEDEAFGGDSGKLALLTEALQHVGSEIEYRLVLPPFSSMSDPGWVVHEELVKLLKAQLRTFIVLESSLEMAIHLFREAKNMGFVRRDSTWIIPNSITSLLDSVNNSVISSMEGAIGIKTHYSEAVTSEYHDFHAQFRKIFRTEYPEEDNSDPGFYALRAYDSIRIVIQAIERMTSNRSSPKMLLDSMLLSNFTGFSGKIHFKAGQLSDTSILSIVHVLGKRYKEIEFWTPDLGFSMIPSIGKPNTLVAPVILQRNLQESPKGWEMPTDAKPLKIGVIDSSTFGDFVKVDYGAKQNNYSGFCIQIFFKARDFLGYPLPYKLEACNCSYNDLVHLVHNKTYDAAIGDFTITAERLQYVDFSAPFIESGVVMIAPVKPVGSAFMFTKPFTRDMWLVTSAILIYTVLIVWLLEHQSNPEFSGSWRNQISTALWFTFSSLFFAHRENIHNNLTRLVMGVWLFVVLILTSSYTASLSSMLTVQKLEPNYMELLKKNNLPVGCANLSVRKYLVNAFEFKEQNIKMLNRTMLFEQENIFAIFIESPYEEVFFKNNCGKDYTITRLLTHGFGGLGFVFQRGSPITRDFSEAILKLSEAGTILSLKKKWFTPQNECSANITSSEPESLSLQSFGVLYLISFVTSTICLLSFLVRLFISRQQHHNAFEGNITPGEESTWKKAVRRVRYFCIKNPRRDPTLADTSGANEYSFRRLLCRTFDTTEFRASSVPVEVEMPQTKDA
- the LOC126726094 gene encoding glutamate receptor 2.9-like isoform X2, which translates into the protein MLSAMPLKPHTCFQMPSQLIMVSTVRRSWVLFSVLILFLLIDSYGAEANNNNVTCVGLIIDVHTRIGKEEKIAMEIAAQNYNTSSKTQKLSLYIQDSFRVTSAEEMIREKRVKVIIGMHTWQEAALVADIGSQALVPVISFAAPAISPPLMQLRWPFLIQMAKNGSEQIKCIANIVHAYNWKRVAVIYEDEAFGGDSGKLALLTEALQHVGSEIEYRLVLPPFSSMSDPGWVVHEELVKLLKAQLRTFIVLESSLEMAIHLFREAKNMGFVRRDSTWIIPNSITSLLDSVNNSVISSMEGAIGIKTHYSEAVTSEYHDFHAQFRKIFRTEYPEEDNSDPGFYALRAYDSIRIVIQAIERMTSNRSSPKMLLDSMLLSNFTGFSGKIHFKAGQLSDTSILSIVHVLGKRYKEIEFWTPDLGFSMIPSIGKPNTLVAPVILQRNLQESPKGWEMPTDAKPLKIGVIDSSTFGDFVKVDYGAKQNNYSGFCIQIFFKARDFLGYPLPYKLEACNCSYNDLVHLVHNKTYDAAIGDFTITAERLQYVDFSAPFIESGVVMIAPVKPVGSAFMFTKPFTRDMWLVTSAILIYTVLIVWLLEHQSNPEFSGSWRNQISTALWFTFSSLFFAHRENIHNNLTRLVMGVWLFVVLILTSSYTASLSSMLTVQKLEPNYMELLKKNNLPVGCANLSVRKYLVNAFEFKEQNIKMLNRTMLFEQENIFAIFIESPYEEVFFKNNCGKDYTITRLLTHGFGGLGFVFQRGSPITRDFSEAILKLSEAGTILSLKKKWFTPQNECSANITSSEPESLSLQSFGVLYLISFVTSTICLLSFLVRLFISRQQHHNAFEGNITPGEESTWKKAVRRVRYFCIKNPRRDPTLADTSGANEYSFRRLLCRTFDTTEFRASSVPVEVEMPQTKDA